Proteins found in one Salinimonas lutimaris genomic segment:
- the pepA gene encoding flocculation-associated PEP-CTERM protein PepA: MKIKQLVKSMALTAGLAASFTASADFVDFTVDEGFAAANGSAVTADKINGGYVERITFDGNGNFEADAFATFGQFFLGSNSLNTGLNNTYSLYATFDAAGTAGSEGNVEYFSGNSGSFQLYLDTNNDTMLSDDQDVNSIVGNGEDILLGSSSALGQNLGTSSTVQGQTVTAFDFNFLDFDLTDDGDQYFISPMPFSVTVKVNGDFDSFEQTGTQITRGDVSAQFENAGGVTDVPEPSTIAIMALGLLGLGAARRRKA; encoded by the coding sequence ATGAAAATTAAACAATTAGTAAAATCAATGGCGCTGACTGCGGGTCTGGCTGCTTCTTTCACTGCTTCTGCTGACTTTGTAGACTTCACTGTAGACGAAGGCTTTGCCGCTGCGAATGGTTCTGCAGTGACTGCTGATAAAATCAACGGTGGCTATGTAGAGCGCATCACTTTTGACGGCAACGGTAACTTTGAAGCTGACGCATTTGCTACTTTTGGTCAGTTCTTCCTAGGTTCAAACTCTCTGAACACTGGCCTGAACAACACTTACTCTCTGTACGCAACGTTTGATGCGGCTGGTACAGCGGGCTCTGAAGGCAACGTTGAATATTTCTCTGGTAACAGCGGTTCTTTCCAGCTGTACCTGGACACTAACAACGACACTATGCTGTCTGATGACCAAGACGTTAACTCTATCGTAGGTAACGGCGAAGACATTCTGCTGGGCTCTTCAAGCGCACTGGGTCAGAACCTGGGTACTAGCTCTACAGTACAGGGCCAGACAGTAACAGCATTCGATTTCAACTTCCTTGATTTCGATCTGACTGACGATGGCGACCAGTACTTCATTTCACCAATGCCTTTCTCTGTAACAGTGAAAGTAAACGGTGACTTTGACTCATTTGAACAAACGGGTACTCAAATCACTCGTGGTGACGTATCTGCACAGTTTGAAAATGCTGGTGGCGTAACTGACGTACCAGAGCCTTCAACAATTGCTATTATGGCACTAGGCCTGCTGGGTCTTGGCGCAGCACGTCGTCGTAAAGCGTAA
- a CDS encoding ThiF family adenylyltransferase produces the protein MFDYNDAFSRNIGWVTQQEQAQLKNKRVAVAGCGGVGSLHSLTLARMGIGNVNLSDFDEYDVHNFNRQAGAFMSTVGKKKMSVMTSMLHDINPEMDIREFGEGVTPDNVDDFLDGVDLYIDSLDFFALSARKLVFQKCYDKGIPVVTAAPLGMGSALLCFMPGQMTFEEYFRFEDKQTEEGQLIQFLIGLSPAMLQRDYLADESSVNFQERRGPSTAMAINLCAGMAETYALKILLNRGKVLAAPYGLHFDAYKNKLTKTWCPKGNRGPIQRLKFKLAERIVSND, from the coding sequence GTGTTTGATTACAACGACGCATTTTCCAGAAATATTGGCTGGGTAACACAACAAGAACAGGCGCAATTAAAAAATAAACGGGTAGCCGTAGCCGGATGTGGCGGTGTTGGTAGCCTGCATTCGCTCACCCTGGCCCGCATGGGTATTGGCAACGTAAATTTGTCTGACTTTGACGAATACGATGTGCACAACTTTAACCGTCAGGCCGGCGCCTTTATGTCGACGGTGGGTAAAAAGAAAATGTCAGTGATGACCTCAATGCTACACGACATTAACCCAGAGATGGATATTCGCGAGTTTGGTGAAGGGGTGACACCTGACAATGTTGATGACTTTCTCGACGGCGTAGACTTATACATCGACAGTCTGGATTTTTTTGCGCTGTCCGCCCGTAAACTGGTTTTTCAAAAATGTTATGACAAAGGTATTCCCGTCGTCACCGCCGCGCCGTTAGGCATGGGCAGCGCCCTGCTGTGCTTTATGCCAGGACAGATGACGTTCGAGGAATATTTCCGGTTTGAAGACAAACAAACAGAAGAAGGTCAGCTGATTCAGTTTTTAATCGGCTTGTCTCCGGCGATGTTACAACGCGATTACCTGGCTGACGAATCTTCGGTCAATTTTCAGGAGCGCCGTGGCCCATCTACCGCCATGGCCATTAATCTGTGTGCCGGCATGGCAGAAACTTATGCGCTCAAAATTCTGCTTAATCGGGGTAAAGTGTTGGCTGCCCCCTATGGTCTGCACTTTGACGCCTACAAAAATAAGCTTACAAAAACCTGGTGTCCGAAAGGTAACCGAGGCCCGATCCAGCGGTTAAAATTCAAGCTTGCAGAACGAATAGTCTCAAACGATTGA
- a CDS encoding S1 family peptidase translates to MRSTFVLLLGMLAVQGSVLAGQLAERVAQIKPAVVGVGLVAPLATVSHQLKGTGFVIGNGQYVVTNDHVVNVEVPDNIKYHLAVFAGHGRKPQIIAVEQVIKDEEHDLALLKISKTLPAVTLGQASAVVPDGTDLAVTGFPIGGILGLYPATHKGIVAAYTPNIIAAKNTSQISEQFLQRLRNPIMVYQLDVIAYPGNSGSPVYNVETGEVFAVINKVFVKETKESAITHPSGITYAIPVEHVIRLAHKHYIPLL, encoded by the coding sequence ATGCGTAGCACTTTTGTATTGTTATTGGGGATGCTCGCGGTACAGGGTAGTGTGCTTGCCGGGCAGCTGGCCGAGCGGGTAGCGCAGATAAAGCCGGCGGTGGTAGGTGTTGGGCTGGTGGCGCCGCTGGCTACCGTGAGTCATCAACTTAAAGGCACCGGGTTTGTGATTGGCAATGGCCAGTATGTTGTAACCAATGATCATGTGGTGAATGTTGAGGTGCCGGACAACATTAAATATCATCTGGCTGTTTTTGCCGGGCATGGTCGCAAGCCGCAAATAATTGCGGTTGAACAGGTTATCAAAGATGAAGAGCACGATTTGGCGCTGCTCAAAATCAGCAAAACCCTACCCGCTGTTACACTGGGGCAGGCTTCGGCGGTGGTGCCTGATGGCACTGACCTGGCCGTAACAGGCTTTCCGATTGGCGGTATTCTGGGTTTGTATCCGGCTACCCATAAAGGCATTGTGGCGGCTTACACGCCCAACATTATAGCGGCAAAAAATACCTCGCAAATCTCTGAACAATTTTTGCAGCGTTTACGTAATCCCATCATGGTTTATCAGCTGGATGTGATTGCATATCCGGGGAATAGCGGAAGTCCGGTTTATAACGTAGAAACTGGCGAGGTTTTTGCTGTGATAAATAAAGTCTTTGTAAAAGAAACCAAGGAATCGGCCATCACCCACCCCAGTGGAATCACTTATGCTATTCCGGTAGAACATGTCATTCGTTTAGCACATAAACATTATATTCCTTTATTGTGA
- the tviB gene encoding Vi polysaccharide biosynthesis UDP-N-acetylglucosamine C-6 dehydrogenase TviB, with protein MSAEFKKIAVIGLGYVGLPLAVAFGKYRPTVGFDINLKRVDELKSGKDHTLEVSAEELAQADQLSFSADKEALAGCDVIIVTVPTPIDKNKQPDMTPLHKASEMIGSVITPGTVVVYESTVYPGATEEYCIPLIEKQSGLVFNQDFYAGYSPERINPGDKTHRLESIVKVTSGSTPEIADKVDALYREIIKAGTHRASSIKVAEAAKVIENTQRDLNIALINELAMIFDKAGIDTEEVLEAAGSKWNFLPFRPGLVGGHCIGVDPYYLTHKAEELGHHPDVILAGRRINDRMGEYVVSRLVKTMLKKQIMVNGGNVLLLGITFKENCPDIRNTKVVDIATELRDYNVNLDIYDPWASSEEVLHEYGLELVDAPEKGKYDAVIAAVSHHQFKAWSAEELRALCKDNSVIFDLKCMFDKSSVDIRL; from the coding sequence ATGTCAGCAGAATTTAAAAAAATAGCCGTAATCGGCCTGGGCTACGTTGGGCTGCCGCTGGCAGTGGCGTTTGGTAAGTATCGTCCAACAGTAGGGTTTGATATTAACCTGAAGCGGGTTGATGAGCTTAAAAGCGGTAAGGACCACACTCTGGAGGTGTCAGCAGAAGAACTGGCACAGGCAGACCAGCTAAGCTTCAGTGCCGACAAGGAAGCACTGGCAGGTTGCGATGTGATCATTGTTACCGTGCCTACGCCAATTGATAAAAACAAGCAGCCAGACATGACGCCGCTTCACAAAGCCAGTGAGATGATTGGCAGCGTGATCACACCTGGAACTGTGGTGGTGTATGAGTCAACGGTTTATCCCGGTGCCACCGAAGAATACTGTATTCCACTGATTGAAAAGCAATCTGGCCTGGTATTTAACCAGGACTTTTATGCTGGCTACAGCCCGGAGCGGATCAATCCGGGGGATAAAACCCACCGTCTGGAATCTATTGTTAAGGTCACGTCTGGCAGTACGCCCGAGATCGCCGACAAAGTTGATGCCCTGTATCGTGAGATAATTAAAGCCGGTACCCATCGCGCCTCATCTATTAAGGTTGCTGAAGCCGCCAAGGTGATTGAAAACACCCAGCGCGACCTGAATATTGCGCTGATTAACGAACTGGCGATGATTTTTGATAAAGCCGGTATTGATACCGAGGAAGTGCTGGAAGCCGCAGGCAGCAAATGGAACTTTTTGCCATTTCGCCCGGGCCTGGTAGGCGGTCACTGCATTGGGGTGGACCCGTATTATCTGACCCACAAAGCCGAAGAGCTGGGGCATCATCCGGATGTGATTCTGGCCGGACGTCGCATTAACGACCGCATGGGTGAGTACGTGGTGTCGCGGCTGGTGAAAACCATGCTGAAAAAGCAAATCATGGTGAATGGCGGCAATGTGTTGCTGTTAGGTATCACCTTTAAGGAAAATTGCCCGGATATACGCAATACTAAGGTGGTTGATATTGCTACCGAGCTGCGCGATTACAATGTGAATCTGGATATTTACGATCCATGGGCAAGTTCGGAAGAAGTTTTGCATGAGTACGGCCTTGAACTGGTAGATGCGCCTGAAAAAGGTAAGTACGACGCGGTCATTGCGGCGGTGTCTCATCACCAGTTTAAAGCCTGGTCAGCCGAAGAGCTGCGCGCACTGTGCAAAGATAACAGTGTGATATTCGATCTGAAATGTATGTTTGATAAATCAAGCGTCGATATTCGCTTATAA
- a CDS encoding NAD-dependent epimerase, with amino-acid sequence MKVLVTGAAGFIGSHVSMYLLERGDEVVGLDNLNDYYDPTLKEARLERINAAPGADKFRFVKMGVEERESMEQLFAEEKFDKVVHLAAQAGVRYSIENPHAYIDSNIVGFMNILEGCRHNEVKHLVYASSSSVYGANESMPFAVEDNVDHPMSLYAASKKANELMAHTYSNLYNLPTTGLRFFTVYGPWGRPDMALFLFTKAIMEDKPIQVFNYGNHRRDFTYIDDIVEGVIRTLDNTAQVDENWSGEKPNPGSSKVPWKVYNIGAQTPVHLLSYIETLEKALGKEAEKDLLPLQQGDVPDTFADVEALVNDTGYRPTTTIETGINNFVEWYRDYYKV; translated from the coding sequence ATGAAAGTGCTTGTTACCGGTGCGGCTGGCTTTATTGGCTCGCACGTATCAATGTACCTGCTTGAGCGGGGCGACGAAGTGGTAGGCCTGGATAATCTTAATGATTACTACGACCCGACCCTCAAAGAAGCGCGCCTTGAGCGCATTAACGCGGCACCTGGTGCAGACAAATTCCGTTTTGTGAAGATGGGCGTTGAAGAGCGTGAGTCAATGGAGCAGCTGTTCGCCGAAGAAAAGTTCGACAAGGTAGTGCACCTTGCGGCGCAGGCGGGTGTGCGTTATTCCATTGAAAATCCACACGCGTACATCGATTCCAACATTGTTGGCTTTATGAATATTCTGGAAGGCTGCCGCCACAATGAGGTGAAGCACCTGGTTTATGCATCGTCAAGCTCGGTATACGGCGCCAACGAAAGCATGCCATTTGCGGTGGAAGACAATGTTGACCACCCTATGTCATTGTATGCGGCAAGTAAAAAAGCCAATGAGCTGATGGCGCATACCTACAGCAACCTTTACAACCTGCCCACCACCGGTCTGCGTTTCTTTACGGTTTATGGCCCGTGGGGTCGCCCGGACATGGCTCTTTTCCTGTTCACCAAAGCGATTATGGAAGATAAGCCTATTCAGGTATTTAACTATGGTAATCACCGCCGTGACTTCACGTACATCGATGATATCGTAGAAGGGGTTATCCGCACACTGGACAATACCGCTCAGGTAGATGAAAACTGGAGTGGCGAGAAGCCGAATCCGGGTAGCAGTAAAGTGCCGTGGAAAGTCTATAACATTGGCGCACAGACTCCGGTTCACTTGTTAAGCTACATCGAAACACTGGAAAAGGCCCTGGGCAAAGAAGCCGAAAAAGACCTGCTTCCTCTACAGCAAGGCGATGTGCCTGACACATTTGCTGATGTAGAAGCCCTGGTCAATGACACAGGCTACCGCCCAACCACAACGATTGAGACGGGTATCAACAACTTTGTTGAATGGTACCGCGACTACTACAAGGTGTAG
- a CDS encoding PEP-CTERM/exosortase system-associated acyltransferase, giving the protein MNLVNSSSMMDAISRRVSKSKLGKLVKGYQQLKEASFISSHFGTYLTPQLASDHELRKAVFQIRHNVYCEELKFEPVAPDGLEIDEFDHYSRHCLIRHINSDELAGTVRTVRPLQSHEMLPIEKYCLSSITRHDLNPQNFDRKNVCEISRLAVPAQFRRRQMDRFAGAATGVINHQAYSETEMRCFPFIAIGLYFAAAATALESNIAHAYVMMEPRLARSMSFVGIKFEQIGPVVDYHGKRAPYYINKELLTRGMRPGFASMLNSIRKNIREQLPETERFYNDEILRFTNNNMISNRASIS; this is encoded by the coding sequence ATGAATTTGGTAAACAGTAGTTCAATGATGGACGCGATTAGTCGCCGGGTGAGTAAATCTAAACTGGGTAAGCTGGTTAAAGGGTATCAGCAATTAAAAGAAGCCAGCTTTATTTCCAGTCACTTCGGGACGTATCTGACGCCCCAGCTTGCCAGTGACCACGAACTTCGCAAGGCGGTTTTTCAGATTCGCCACAATGTGTATTGTGAAGAGCTAAAGTTTGAACCTGTTGCACCTGATGGTCTTGAGATTGATGAATTCGATCATTATTCGCGGCATTGCCTGATACGTCACATCAACAGTGATGAGCTGGCCGGTACAGTAAGAACGGTTCGTCCGTTGCAGTCTCACGAAATGTTACCTATTGAAAAATACTGCCTGTCATCAATTACCCGACATGATTTAAATCCACAGAATTTTGACCGCAAGAATGTGTGTGAAATTTCCCGTCTGGCTGTGCCCGCGCAGTTCCGCCGTCGTCAGATGGACCGCTTTGCCGGCGCCGCGACAGGTGTTATTAACCACCAGGCGTACTCTGAAACAGAAATGCGCTGCTTTCCGTTTATTGCCATCGGCCTGTATTTTGCCGCTGCGGCCACCGCGCTGGAAAGTAACATCGCCCATGCCTACGTTATGATGGAGCCGCGTCTGGCCCGCAGCATGAGCTTTGTAGGAATAAAATTTGAGCAAATCGGTCCGGTGGTGGATTACCATGGCAAACGCGCGCCCTACTACATCAATAAAGAGCTGCTGACCCGTGGCATGCGTCCTGGCTTTGCCTCAATGCTTAACAGCATCAGAAAAAATATTCGCGAACAGTTACCCGAAACAGAACGTTTTTATAACGACGAAATACTGCGTTTTACCAACAATAACATGATATCAAACAGAGCCAGCATTTCCTGA
- a CDS encoding malate synthase G, translating to MQGYTEQGRLNIASTLHTFINEKVLPGTGVQPAAFWQGFESLLADLTPVNQALLDKRDALQEKIDAYHKEQGALDQESYQAFLRDIGYLVPQPDSVSLNAGPVDAEIATMAGPQLVVPINNARYALNAANARWGSLYDAFYGTDVISQQGELAPGSSYNKTRGDAVVAKAKAWLDDVVPLSGCSHSDVTQYIVQDGQCLARTSDSQTRQLANPACFAGYQGDASAPSALLFKHNGLHFEIQLDRQAAVGKSDPAGVKDILMEAALTTIMDCEDSVAAVDAEDKTLVYQNWLGLMQGNLQITMTKNGAEITRQMNPDREYTDTDGSKLTLPGRSMMFVRNVGHLMQNDAILLDGEPVFEGLMDAMITSAIAIHDLKNNGRFKNSRANNVYIVKPKMHGPEEVAFANTLFGRVENILGMPANTLKMGVMDEERRTSVNLKACISEARERVVFINTGFLDRTGDEIHTSMLAGAFARKAALKTEPWIVAYEKANVVTGLECGLSGKAQIGKGMWPIPDQMQAMMDAKVDHPKAGANTAWVPSPTAATLHALHYHQVDVFSVQQELENTDFNGLTDILTVPLMAPDVQLSDEEIKQELDNNVQGILGYVVRWVHMGIGCSKVPDINGVGLMEDRATLRISAQHIANWLVHGIVSRQQVEETLARMAKLVDEQNAGDAEYIPMLPDLDNAIGFQAASELIFEGTRQPNGYTEPLLHARRKQMKARA from the coding sequence ATGCAGGGATATACCGAACAGGGTCGCCTGAACATCGCCTCTACCCTACACACATTTATTAACGAAAAGGTTCTGCCTGGCACGGGAGTGCAGCCTGCGGCTTTCTGGCAGGGCTTTGAAAGCCTGCTGGCAGACCTCACCCCGGTGAATCAGGCCCTGCTGGACAAGCGTGATGCCTTGCAGGAAAAAATTGACGCCTACCATAAAGAACAGGGCGCGCTGGACCAGGAAAGCTATCAGGCATTTTTGCGTGATATTGGCTACCTGGTGCCACAGCCCGACAGCGTGAGTCTGAACGCCGGCCCGGTCGATGCAGAAATTGCCACCATGGCCGGTCCCCAGCTGGTTGTGCCTATCAACAACGCCCGCTATGCATTAAACGCGGCAAATGCACGCTGGGGCAGCTTGTACGATGCATTTTATGGCACAGATGTGATTAGCCAGCAAGGCGAGCTGGCACCAGGCAGCAGTTATAATAAAACCCGTGGCGATGCCGTTGTGGCCAAAGCAAAAGCCTGGCTGGATGATGTGGTTCCGTTATCAGGTTGCAGCCACAGTGATGTGACACAGTATATTGTTCAGGATGGGCAGTGTCTGGCCCGCACTAGTGACAGCCAGACCCGTCAGCTGGCAAATCCAGCCTGCTTTGCCGGTTATCAGGGCGATGCCAGCGCCCCTTCTGCACTGCTGTTTAAACATAACGGACTGCACTTTGAAATCCAGCTCGATCGGCAAGCGGCGGTCGGCAAGAGCGACCCAGCCGGGGTTAAAGATATTTTGATGGAAGCTGCCCTGACCACCATTATGGATTGTGAAGATTCGGTGGCCGCGGTTGATGCTGAGGACAAAACCCTGGTGTATCAGAACTGGCTTGGGCTGATGCAGGGTAATCTGCAAATCACTATGACCAAAAACGGCGCTGAAATAACCCGTCAGATGAATCCGGACCGGGAATACACGGACACAGATGGCAGTAAACTCACACTGCCGGGTCGCAGCATGATGTTTGTCAGAAATGTGGGTCACCTGATGCAAAACGATGCGATTTTGCTGGACGGAGAACCGGTGTTTGAAGGCCTGATGGACGCCATGATCACCTCAGCCATCGCCATTCATGATTTGAAGAACAATGGCCGCTTTAAAAACTCCCGCGCCAATAATGTGTATATCGTTAAACCGAAAATGCACGGGCCTGAGGAAGTGGCATTTGCCAATACCCTGTTTGGTCGGGTAGAAAACATACTGGGCATGCCGGCCAACACACTTAAAATGGGTGTGATGGATGAGGAGCGCCGTACCAGCGTTAACTTAAAAGCCTGTATCAGCGAAGCCCGGGAGCGTGTTGTGTTTATCAATACCGGCTTTTTAGACCGTACCGGAGATGAAATTCACACCTCGATGCTGGCCGGTGCGTTTGCCCGCAAGGCAGCGCTTAAAACCGAACCCTGGATTGTTGCTTATGAAAAGGCCAACGTGGTTACCGGGCTTGAGTGTGGATTATCCGGTAAAGCCCAGATTGGCAAAGGAATGTGGCCCATTCCAGACCAGATGCAGGCGATGATGGATGCCAAGGTCGATCACCCCAAGGCTGGCGCCAATACGGCGTGGGTCCCCTCACCCACTGCCGCCACTCTGCATGCGCTGCATTATCATCAGGTTGATGTTTTCAGCGTTCAGCAGGAGCTGGAAAATACAGACTTTAATGGCCTAACGGATATTTTAACCGTGCCGCTGATGGCGCCCGATGTCCAGCTGTCGGATGAAGAAATAAAGCAGGAACTGGATAATAATGTTCAGGGTATTCTGGGTTATGTGGTGCGCTGGGTGCATATGGGGATCGGCTGTTCCAAGGTGCCGGATATTAACGGTGTGGGCCTGATGGAAGACCGGGCAACCTTACGAATCTCTGCCCAGCATATTGCCAACTGGCTGGTGCATGGAATTGTCAGCCGCCAGCAGGTTGAAGAGACTCTGGCCCGTATGGCAAAGCTGGTTGATGAACAAAATGCCGGCGATGCGGAGTATATTCCAATGCTACCGGATCTGGACAACGCCATCGGGTTTCAGGCTGCCAGTGAGCTGATATTTGAAGGTACCCGCCAACCTAATGGTTATACCGAGCCACTGCTGCATGCACGGCGCAAACAGATGAAAGCCCGCGCCTGA
- a CDS encoding LysR family transcriptional regulator, whose product MNIAKVDLNLLVYLDVLLREGSVTRAANQLSITQPAMSNGLKRLRDLFKDPLLVRTSDGMTPTKRALELQPVIRDVLSRLESSIQPETDFDPATSKRTFRIMTSDYAESTLLLGLLSELAIQAPNITLDLITPSDVTFHDVEQGKVDMAINRFEELPLSFHQKVIWYDTFSCVLSAENPMAAGQFDLDSYLSASHVWVSKTGFGVGVGIDPNEVQKLGWVDAELTKLGKQRDIRVFTRHYHAALQIAKTQNLIATLPTKAARLFIDDPQVVLKAPPFDIPPIALKMAWSALLHHDAGHIWLRRLISDVAEQMNHSANK is encoded by the coding sequence ATGAATATAGCCAAAGTAGATCTGAATTTGTTGGTCTACCTGGACGTGCTACTACGCGAAGGCAGCGTGACCCGGGCAGCCAATCAGTTGAGTATTACTCAGCCCGCAATGAGTAACGGCCTGAAACGGCTGCGGGATCTGTTTAAAGACCCGTTGCTGGTGCGCACCAGCGATGGCATGACGCCAACCAAACGGGCACTGGAATTACAACCGGTTATCCGGGATGTATTAAGCCGGCTTGAAAGCTCGATTCAGCCGGAAACAGATTTTGACCCCGCCACCAGCAAGCGTACCTTCCGGATAATGACCAGCGACTATGCTGAAAGCACACTGTTGCTGGGCCTGCTCAGCGAACTGGCCATTCAGGCTCCCAATATAACCCTGGATCTGATTACCCCGTCTGATGTGACCTTTCACGATGTGGAACAGGGCAAAGTGGATATGGCCATTAACCGGTTTGAAGAGCTGCCGCTGTCGTTTCATCAAAAAGTCATCTGGTATGACACTTTCAGCTGTGTGCTGAGCGCCGAAAACCCCATGGCTGCGGGGCAGTTTGATTTAGACAGTTATTTGTCGGCCAGCCATGTATGGGTCAGTAAAACCGGTTTTGGTGTGGGCGTGGGTATCGACCCCAATGAAGTTCAGAAACTGGGCTGGGTGGATGCTGAGCTGACCAAACTGGGCAAGCAGCGGGACATCCGGGTGTTTACCCGCCATTATCATGCAGCCCTGCAAATCGCCAAAACCCAGAACCTGATTGCCACATTGCCCACCAAAGCTGCCCGGCTGTTCATTGATGACCCCCAGGTAGTGTTAAAAGCGCCGCCGTTTGACATTCCGCCCATTGCTCTGAAAATGGCCTGGAGTGCGTTGTTACATCATGACGCCGGGCATATCTGGCTGCGCCGGCTGATCAGTGATGTGGCAGAACAAATGAATCATTCAGCAAATAAATGA
- a CDS encoding isocitrate lyase: MSQYQTDIDAIATLKSTQNGTWDGINPEYAARMKAQNRFKTGLDIARYTAAIMRQDMADYDADSSQYTQSLGCWHGFVGQQKMLSIKKHQGTVKKSYLYLSGWMVAALRSEFGPLPDQSMHEKTTVPMLIEELYTFLRQADANELGKLFKQLDEAKTNGGDVAAIQDQIDNFESHVVPIVADIDAGFGNEEATYLLAKKMIEAGACCIQIENQVSDAKQCGHQDGKVTVPHEDFLAKINAVRYAFLELGVDDGVIVARTDSLGAGLTQKIPVSNAPGDLASQYNAFLETTEVNGPDDINDGDLVIKQDGKLVKPERLPNGLFRFKANTGVDRVVLDCITSLQNGADLLWIETEKPHVRQIADMVDEIRKVVPDAKLVYNNSPSFNWTLNFRQQVFDAWQEEGKDVSAYDRDKLMSAQYDESELAGIADKKIQSFQKDAAREAGIFHHLITLPTYHTAALSTDNLAKGYFGDEGMLAYVKGVQRKEIREGLACVKHQAMAGSDLGDTHKEYFSGEGALKASGKDNTMNQFDA, from the coding sequence ATGTCTCAATACCAAACAGATATCGACGCGATTGCTACGCTTAAATCTACCCAGAATGGTACCTGGGATGGCATCAATCCTGAGTATGCAGCACGGATGAAAGCACAAAACCGTTTTAAAACCGGTTTGGACATTGCTCGCTATACCGCCGCCATTATGCGCCAGGATATGGCTGACTACGATGCCGACTCATCTCAGTATACCCAGTCACTGGGTTGCTGGCATGGGTTTGTAGGCCAGCAGAAAATGCTGTCTATTAAAAAGCATCAGGGCACGGTGAAAAAGAGCTACCTGTACCTGTCTGGCTGGATGGTTGCCGCCCTGCGCTCTGAGTTTGGTCCTCTGCCAGACCAGTCTATGCACGAAAAAACCACGGTGCCTATGCTGATTGAAGAGTTGTACACCTTCTTACGTCAGGCTGATGCCAACGAACTGGGTAAACTGTTCAAACAGCTGGACGAAGCAAAAACAAACGGTGGCGATGTGGCTGCAATTCAGGATCAGATTGATAATTTTGAATCCCACGTGGTGCCAATTGTGGCTGATATTGATGCCGGTTTTGGTAACGAGGAAGCGACCTACCTGCTGGCCAAGAAAATGATTGAAGCCGGTGCCTGCTGTATCCAGATTGAAAACCAGGTGTCGGATGCCAAACAGTGTGGTCACCAGGATGGTAAGGTCACCGTACCTCATGAGGACTTCCTGGCAAAAATTAACGCCGTACGTTACGCCTTTCTGGAGCTGGGTGTGGATGATGGCGTGATTGTTGCCCGGACTGACTCTCTGGGCGCTGGTCTGACTCAGAAGATACCGGTATCGAATGCACCGGGCGATCTGGCCTCTCAATACAATGCGTTTCTTGAGACCACTGAAGTTAATGGTCCTGATGATATTAACGATGGCGATTTGGTCATCAAACAGGATGGCAAACTGGTGAAACCAGAGCGCCTGCCTAACGGTTTGTTCCGCTTTAAAGCCAATACCGGTGTTGATCGTGTAGTACTGGACTGTATTACCTCGCTGCAAAATGGTGCTGACTTGCTGTGGATTGAGACAGAAAAACCGCATGTTCGCCAGATTGCTGACATGGTGGATGAAATCCGTAAAGTGGTGCCTGATGCCAAACTGGTTTACAACAACTCGCCCTCTTTCAACTGGACACTGAACTTCCGTCAGCAGGTGTTTGATGCCTGGCAGGAAGAAGGCAAGGATGTATCAGCCTATGACCGCGATAAGCTGATGTCTGCGCAGTATGATGAAAGCGAGCTGGCTGGCATAGCCGATAAGAAGATTCAGAGCTTCCAGAAAGATGCAGCCCGTGAAGCCGGTATTTTCCACCACCTTATCACGCTGCCCACCTATCACACAGCAGCGCTGTCGACCGATAACCTGGCTAAAGGCTACTTTGGTGATGAAGGTATGCTGGCTTATGTCAAAGGTGTTCAGCGTAAGGAAATCCGTGAAGGTCTGGCGTGTGTTAAACATCAGGCGATGGCAGGCTCTGACCTGGGTGATACCCACAAAGAGTACTTCTCAGGCGAAGGCGCACTGAAAGCCAGCGGTAAAGACAACACAATGAACCAGTTCGACGCCTAA